A portion of the Daphnia magna isolate NIES linkage group LG4, ASM2063170v1.1, whole genome shotgun sequence genome contains these proteins:
- the LOC116921489 gene encoding uncharacterized protein LOC116921489 isoform X2, with translation MMRRRTSFEPFDIDNVPSQALSGYENDEETSDNGRTLQPDSKRTSCIPISHHAPVHCSPTGHRWDGGGLDPTDNSNDYTPWNDRNEDLVVARTVSVQDESDYNPASITVQMSIWKELSAGQLSDETQSSTSDATLCWRRYPFALEDEASSPISYGSPATYPIVPDEEVEVVSADKEHEERRILERFASFPSGNKSRPVSILLGGGSGTPKGGRRRNKRKDCDSPRSSVEDKNIVKHEALTPDVVPPESMDPLLEKCTSGQGQFRQQLCFDLMQLRDKEEDDDGSENGDRQGNEPVTSHGMRPARGWASFNILPDEEDEDVTVSPRVLSPEMDEPAGSFHVRGFHGRCKEPQEKRTAFIALGNLNNLHSANRNLVGTDEHPATIRARQLVQQIHSLKQKVKLYEDAFELRYGYRPSHHQKMDDRNTKRVLTELARTRKELKQLKERYHLAEPVEISETRDPAGTTTTATFFSRERPSAPCTPSVEETVIEVQEHLTNNRQLAGRAEAIEELTAKEVLDEKLAVQRALLYVESLHGRPASYRHKDLLRPLYDRYRILKRMVVRSGVSRSKEEVCDLAPILEYETLELYETRPGGLLHRHSAPATPSLESMEEMDPRGASTSRQRHLMTPITGTELRKDHDLASWNTDDPMLVMWKRKKISLNIDENLHALPLNQLMEQLRHVREDKRRLRRTIRDLEADVLRHQSPAPRYSSAGDEDVDGHLEPIYAQYRHARAKLRLLEALVAKHDGSATL, from the exons ATGATGAGACGACGAACGTCCTTCGAACCATTCGATATCGACAATGTCCCATCTCAG GCTCTGAGTGGCTACGAAAACGACGAAGAAACAAGCGACAATGGCCGTACTTTGCAGCCAGATTCAAAAAGGACATCCTGTATCCCGATAAGTCATCA TGCGCCCGTCCATTGTTCGCCGACTGGACACAGATGGGACGGTGGTGGACTGGATCCAACAGATAACAGCAACGATTACACACCGTGGAACGACAGGAACGAAGACTTGGTCGTGGCCAGAACGGTCAGCGTACAAGATGAAAGCGATTACAATCCGGCATCCATCACAGTTCAAATGTCCATTTGGAAGGAATTGTCTGCTGGGCAGCTATCCGATGAAACTCAG AGCTCTACCAGTGATGCAACGCTGTGTTGGCGACGCTATCCTTTCGCTTTAGAGGATGAAGCGTCGTCGCCTATTTCTTACGGCTCACCAGCCACTTATCCTATTGTTCCCGATGAAGAGGTGGAAGTAGTTTCTGCCGATAAGGAGCACGAAGAGCGCCGGATTTTGGAACGCTTTGCCAGTTTTCCGAGCGGAAACAAGAGCAGGCCCGTGTCCATATTGCTGGGCGGTGGAAGCGGGACGCCCAAGGGCGGCCGACGACGCAATAAGCGAAAGGACTGCGATAGTCCACGTTCATCCGTCGAAGACAAAAATATCGTCAAACACGAAGCTTTGACGCCAGACGTTGTTCCGCCGGAATCGATGGACCCCCTCCTGGAAAAGTGCACTAGTG GTCAAGGGCAATTTCGGCAACAACTCTGTTTTGACTTGATGCAATTACGagacaaagaagaagatgatgatggcaGTGAAAACGGTGACAGACAGGGCAACGAGCCAGTTACTAGCCACGGAATGAGACCGGCAAGAGGATGGGCTTCTTTCAACATTCTGCCG GACGAAGAAGATGAGGACGTGACTGTTTCGCCGCGAGTCCTGTCACCAGAGATGGATGAGCCAGCTGGATCGTTTCATGTCCGCGGCTTTCACGGTCGATGCAAAGAACCTCAAGAAAAGCGGACCGCTTTCATAGCTCTGGGCAACCTAAATAACTTGCACAGTGCCAATCGTAACCTTGTCGGAACTGACGAACATCCGGCTACCATTCGAGCCAGGCAACTtgtccagcaaatccacag tttgaaacaaaaagtcAAGTTGTACGAGGATGCTTTCGAGCTGCGCTACGGATATAGGCCGTCTCATCATCAGAAAATGGACGATCGCAATACAAAACGAGTTTTGACTGAATTGGCTCGTACCCGTAAAgaattgaaacaattgaagGAGCGCTATCACTTGGCTGAGCCGGTGGAGATATCCGAGACCCGAGACCCGGCAGGCACTACAACGACTGCCACCTTCTTTTCCAGGGAAAGGCCATCGGCACCGTGTACGCCGTCGGTCGAAGAGACGGTGATCGAAGTCCAAGAG CATTTGACCAACAACAGACAATTAGCTGGACGTGCGGAAGCCATTGAGGAATTAACTGCCAAAGAAGTGTTGGATGAAAAATTAGCTGTTCAGCGAGCTTTGCTCTACGTTGAATCACTTCACGGACGGCCAGCCTCGTACAGACATAAAGATCTGTTGAGACCACTCTACGATCGCTATAGAATCCTCaag CGAATGGTGGTGAGGTCGGGAGTATCGCGCTCTAAAGAAGAAGTCTGCGATTTAGCCCCTATTCTCGAGTACGAGACACTTGAACTGTATGAAACGCGGCCTGGTGGATTGTTGCATCGACACTCGGCACCGGCTACCCCATCGCTGGAATCGATGGAAGAAATGGATCCGCGTGGTGCCTCTACCAGCCGTCAACGTCATCTAATGACGCCCATCACAGGCACGGAATTACGCAAAGATCATGATTTAGCCTCATGGAACACGGACGATCCGATGCTGGTCATGTGGAAACGCAAAAAGATCTCACTTAATATCGACGAAAATCTACACGCTCTGCCACT AAATCAACTTATGGAACAGTTGCGTCACGTTCGTGAAGATAAACGCCGATTGAGACGGACCATTCGCGATTTGGAAGCGGACGTGTTACGTCATCAAAGTCCAGCACCGAGATATTCCTCGGCAGGTGACGAGGATGTGGACGGACATTTGGAACCTATTTATGCTCAGTATCGCCATGCTCGGGCCAAGCTGCGCCTACTAGAAGCGTTGGTAGCCAAACATGATGGCAGTGCCACTTTATAa
- the LOC116921489 gene encoding uncharacterized protein LOC116921489 isoform X3 produces MWWMPFCALSGYENDEETSDNGRTLQPDSKRTSCIPISHHAPVHCSPTGHRWDGGGLDPTDNSNDYTPWNDRNEDLVVARTVSVQDESDYNPASITVQMSIWKELSAGQLSDETQSSTSDATLCWRRYPFALEDEASSPISYGSPATYPIVPDEEVEVVSADKEHEERRILERFASFPSGNKSRPVSILLGGGSGTPKGGRRRNKRKDCDSPRSSVEDKNIVKHEALTPDVVPPESMDPLLEKCTSGQGQFRQQLCFDLMQLRDKEEDDDGSENGDRQGNEPVTSHGMRPARGWASFNILPDEEDEDVTVSPRVLSPEMDEPAGSFHVRGFHGRCKEPQEKRTAFIALGNLNNLHSANRNLVGTDEHPATIRARQLVQQIHSLKQKVKLYEDAFELRYGYRPSHHQKMDDRNTKRVLTELARTRKELKQLKERYHLAEPVEISETRDPAGTTTTATFFSRERPSAPCTPSVEETVIEVQEHLTNNRQLAGRAEAIEELTAKEVLDEKLAVQRALLYVESLHGRPASYRHKDLLRPLYDRYRILKRMVVRSGVSRSKEEVCDLAPILEYETLELYETRPGGLLHRHSAPATPSLESMEEMDPRGASTSRQRHLMTPITGTELRKDHDLASWNTDDPMLVMWKRKKISLNIDENLHALPLNQLMEQLRHVREDKRRLRRTIRDLEADVLRHQSPAPRYSSAGDEDVDGHLEPIYAQYRHARAKLRLLEALVAKHDGSATL; encoded by the exons ATGTGGTGGATGCCTTTTTGC GCTCTGAGTGGCTACGAAAACGACGAAGAAACAAGCGACAATGGCCGTACTTTGCAGCCAGATTCAAAAAGGACATCCTGTATCCCGATAAGTCATCA TGCGCCCGTCCATTGTTCGCCGACTGGACACAGATGGGACGGTGGTGGACTGGATCCAACAGATAACAGCAACGATTACACACCGTGGAACGACAGGAACGAAGACTTGGTCGTGGCCAGAACGGTCAGCGTACAAGATGAAAGCGATTACAATCCGGCATCCATCACAGTTCAAATGTCCATTTGGAAGGAATTGTCTGCTGGGCAGCTATCCGATGAAACTCAG AGCTCTACCAGTGATGCAACGCTGTGTTGGCGACGCTATCCTTTCGCTTTAGAGGATGAAGCGTCGTCGCCTATTTCTTACGGCTCACCAGCCACTTATCCTATTGTTCCCGATGAAGAGGTGGAAGTAGTTTCTGCCGATAAGGAGCACGAAGAGCGCCGGATTTTGGAACGCTTTGCCAGTTTTCCGAGCGGAAACAAGAGCAGGCCCGTGTCCATATTGCTGGGCGGTGGAAGCGGGACGCCCAAGGGCGGCCGACGACGCAATAAGCGAAAGGACTGCGATAGTCCACGTTCATCCGTCGAAGACAAAAATATCGTCAAACACGAAGCTTTGACGCCAGACGTTGTTCCGCCGGAATCGATGGACCCCCTCCTGGAAAAGTGCACTAGTG GTCAAGGGCAATTTCGGCAACAACTCTGTTTTGACTTGATGCAATTACGagacaaagaagaagatgatgatggcaGTGAAAACGGTGACAGACAGGGCAACGAGCCAGTTACTAGCCACGGAATGAGACCGGCAAGAGGATGGGCTTCTTTCAACATTCTGCCG GACGAAGAAGATGAGGACGTGACTGTTTCGCCGCGAGTCCTGTCACCAGAGATGGATGAGCCAGCTGGATCGTTTCATGTCCGCGGCTTTCACGGTCGATGCAAAGAACCTCAAGAAAAGCGGACCGCTTTCATAGCTCTGGGCAACCTAAATAACTTGCACAGTGCCAATCGTAACCTTGTCGGAACTGACGAACATCCGGCTACCATTCGAGCCAGGCAACTtgtccagcaaatccacag tttgaaacaaaaagtcAAGTTGTACGAGGATGCTTTCGAGCTGCGCTACGGATATAGGCCGTCTCATCATCAGAAAATGGACGATCGCAATACAAAACGAGTTTTGACTGAATTGGCTCGTACCCGTAAAgaattgaaacaattgaagGAGCGCTATCACTTGGCTGAGCCGGTGGAGATATCCGAGACCCGAGACCCGGCAGGCACTACAACGACTGCCACCTTCTTTTCCAGGGAAAGGCCATCGGCACCGTGTACGCCGTCGGTCGAAGAGACGGTGATCGAAGTCCAAGAG CATTTGACCAACAACAGACAATTAGCTGGACGTGCGGAAGCCATTGAGGAATTAACTGCCAAAGAAGTGTTGGATGAAAAATTAGCTGTTCAGCGAGCTTTGCTCTACGTTGAATCACTTCACGGACGGCCAGCCTCGTACAGACATAAAGATCTGTTGAGACCACTCTACGATCGCTATAGAATCCTCaag CGAATGGTGGTGAGGTCGGGAGTATCGCGCTCTAAAGAAGAAGTCTGCGATTTAGCCCCTATTCTCGAGTACGAGACACTTGAACTGTATGAAACGCGGCCTGGTGGATTGTTGCATCGACACTCGGCACCGGCTACCCCATCGCTGGAATCGATGGAAGAAATGGATCCGCGTGGTGCCTCTACCAGCCGTCAACGTCATCTAATGACGCCCATCACAGGCACGGAATTACGCAAAGATCATGATTTAGCCTCATGGAACACGGACGATCCGATGCTGGTCATGTGGAAACGCAAAAAGATCTCACTTAATATCGACGAAAATCTACACGCTCTGCCACT AAATCAACTTATGGAACAGTTGCGTCACGTTCGTGAAGATAAACGCCGATTGAGACGGACCATTCGCGATTTGGAAGCGGACGTGTTACGTCATCAAAGTCCAGCACCGAGATATTCCTCGGCAGGTGACGAGGATGTGGACGGACATTTGGAACCTATTTATGCTCAGTATCGCCATGCTCGGGCCAAGCTGCGCCTACTAGAAGCGTTGGTAGCCAAACATGATGGCAGTGCCACTTTATAa
- the LOC116921489 gene encoding uncharacterized protein LOC116921489 isoform X4, producing MKSLRRKKFRVAHRERMASVLSAPVHCSPTGHRWDGGGLDPTDNSNDYTPWNDRNEDLVVARTVSVQDESDYNPASITVQMSIWKELSAGQLSDETQSSTSDATLCWRRYPFALEDEASSPISYGSPATYPIVPDEEVEVVSADKEHEERRILERFASFPSGNKSRPVSILLGGGSGTPKGGRRRNKRKDCDSPRSSVEDKNIVKHEALTPDVVPPESMDPLLEKCTSGQGQFRQQLCFDLMQLRDKEEDDDGSENGDRQGNEPVTSHGMRPARGWASFNILPDEEDEDVTVSPRVLSPEMDEPAGSFHVRGFHGRCKEPQEKRTAFIALGNLNNLHSANRNLVGTDEHPATIRARQLVQQIHSLKQKVKLYEDAFELRYGYRPSHHQKMDDRNTKRVLTELARTRKELKQLKERYHLAEPVEISETRDPAGTTTTATFFSRERPSAPCTPSVEETVIEVQEHLTNNRQLAGRAEAIEELTAKEVLDEKLAVQRALLYVESLHGRPASYRHKDLLRPLYDRYRILKRMVVRSGVSRSKEEVCDLAPILEYETLELYETRPGGLLHRHSAPATPSLESMEEMDPRGASTSRQRHLMTPITGTELRKDHDLASWNTDDPMLVMWKRKKISLNIDENLHALPLNQLMEQLRHVREDKRRLRRTIRDLEADVLRHQSPAPRYSSAGDEDVDGHLEPIYAQYRHARAKLRLLEALVAKHDGSATL from the exons ATGAAATCGTTGCGGAGGAAAAAATTTCGTGTCGCACATCGTGAAAGAATGGCATCTGTTTTAAG TGCGCCCGTCCATTGTTCGCCGACTGGACACAGATGGGACGGTGGTGGACTGGATCCAACAGATAACAGCAACGATTACACACCGTGGAACGACAGGAACGAAGACTTGGTCGTGGCCAGAACGGTCAGCGTACAAGATGAAAGCGATTACAATCCGGCATCCATCACAGTTCAAATGTCCATTTGGAAGGAATTGTCTGCTGGGCAGCTATCCGATGAAACTCAG AGCTCTACCAGTGATGCAACGCTGTGTTGGCGACGCTATCCTTTCGCTTTAGAGGATGAAGCGTCGTCGCCTATTTCTTACGGCTCACCAGCCACTTATCCTATTGTTCCCGATGAAGAGGTGGAAGTAGTTTCTGCCGATAAGGAGCACGAAGAGCGCCGGATTTTGGAACGCTTTGCCAGTTTTCCGAGCGGAAACAAGAGCAGGCCCGTGTCCATATTGCTGGGCGGTGGAAGCGGGACGCCCAAGGGCGGCCGACGACGCAATAAGCGAAAGGACTGCGATAGTCCACGTTCATCCGTCGAAGACAAAAATATCGTCAAACACGAAGCTTTGACGCCAGACGTTGTTCCGCCGGAATCGATGGACCCCCTCCTGGAAAAGTGCACTAGTG GTCAAGGGCAATTTCGGCAACAACTCTGTTTTGACTTGATGCAATTACGagacaaagaagaagatgatgatggcaGTGAAAACGGTGACAGACAGGGCAACGAGCCAGTTACTAGCCACGGAATGAGACCGGCAAGAGGATGGGCTTCTTTCAACATTCTGCCG GACGAAGAAGATGAGGACGTGACTGTTTCGCCGCGAGTCCTGTCACCAGAGATGGATGAGCCAGCTGGATCGTTTCATGTCCGCGGCTTTCACGGTCGATGCAAAGAACCTCAAGAAAAGCGGACCGCTTTCATAGCTCTGGGCAACCTAAATAACTTGCACAGTGCCAATCGTAACCTTGTCGGAACTGACGAACATCCGGCTACCATTCGAGCCAGGCAACTtgtccagcaaatccacag tttgaaacaaaaagtcAAGTTGTACGAGGATGCTTTCGAGCTGCGCTACGGATATAGGCCGTCTCATCATCAGAAAATGGACGATCGCAATACAAAACGAGTTTTGACTGAATTGGCTCGTACCCGTAAAgaattgaaacaattgaagGAGCGCTATCACTTGGCTGAGCCGGTGGAGATATCCGAGACCCGAGACCCGGCAGGCACTACAACGACTGCCACCTTCTTTTCCAGGGAAAGGCCATCGGCACCGTGTACGCCGTCGGTCGAAGAGACGGTGATCGAAGTCCAAGAG CATTTGACCAACAACAGACAATTAGCTGGACGTGCGGAAGCCATTGAGGAATTAACTGCCAAAGAAGTGTTGGATGAAAAATTAGCTGTTCAGCGAGCTTTGCTCTACGTTGAATCACTTCACGGACGGCCAGCCTCGTACAGACATAAAGATCTGTTGAGACCACTCTACGATCGCTATAGAATCCTCaag CGAATGGTGGTGAGGTCGGGAGTATCGCGCTCTAAAGAAGAAGTCTGCGATTTAGCCCCTATTCTCGAGTACGAGACACTTGAACTGTATGAAACGCGGCCTGGTGGATTGTTGCATCGACACTCGGCACCGGCTACCCCATCGCTGGAATCGATGGAAGAAATGGATCCGCGTGGTGCCTCTACCAGCCGTCAACGTCATCTAATGACGCCCATCACAGGCACGGAATTACGCAAAGATCATGATTTAGCCTCATGGAACACGGACGATCCGATGCTGGTCATGTGGAAACGCAAAAAGATCTCACTTAATATCGACGAAAATCTACACGCTCTGCCACT AAATCAACTTATGGAACAGTTGCGTCACGTTCGTGAAGATAAACGCCGATTGAGACGGACCATTCGCGATTTGGAAGCGGACGTGTTACGTCATCAAAGTCCAGCACCGAGATATTCCTCGGCAGGTGACGAGGATGTGGACGGACATTTGGAACCTATTTATGCTCAGTATCGCCATGCTCGGGCCAAGCTGCGCCTACTAGAAGCGTTGGTAGCCAAACATGATGGCAGTGCCACTTTATAa
- the LOC116921489 gene encoding protein FAM13A isoform X1, translating to MTFVCGTNYSAPVHCSPTGHRWDGGGLDPTDNSNDYTPWNDRNEDLVVARTVSVQDESDYNPASITVQMSIWKELSAGQLSDETQSSTSDATLCWRRYPFALEDEASSPISYGSPATYPIVPDEEVEVVSADKEHEERRILERFASFPSGNKSRPVSILLGGGSGTPKGGRRRNKRKDCDSPRSSVEDKNIVKHEALTPDVVPPESMDPLLEKCTSGQGQFRQQLCFDLMQLRDKEEDDDGSENGDRQGNEPVTSHGMRPARGWASFNILPDEEDEDVTVSPRVLSPEMDEPAGSFHVRGFHGRCKEPQEKRTAFIALGNLNNLHSANRNLVGTDEHPATIRARQLVQQIHSLKQKVKLYEDAFELRYGYRPSHHQKMDDRNTKRVLTELARTRKELKQLKERYHLAEPVEISETRDPAGTTTTATFFSRERPSAPCTPSVEETVIEVQEHLTNNRQLAGRAEAIEELTAKEVLDEKLAVQRALLYVESLHGRPASYRHKDLLRPLYDRYRILKRMVVRSGVSRSKEEVCDLAPILEYETLELYETRPGGLLHRHSAPATPSLESMEEMDPRGASTSRQRHLMTPITGTELRKDHDLASWNTDDPMLVMWKRKKISLNIDENLHALPLNQLMEQLRHVREDKRRLRRTIRDLEADVLRHQSPAPRYSSAGDEDVDGHLEPIYAQYRHARAKLRLLEALVAKHDGSATL from the exons ATGACTTTCGTTTGTGGAACGAATTACAGTGCGCCCGTCCATTGTTCGCCGACTGGACACAGATGGGACGGTGGTGGACTGGATCCAACAGATAACAGCAACGATTACACACCGTGGAACGACAGGAACGAAGACTTGGTCGTGGCCAGAACGGTCAGCGTACAAGATGAAAGCGATTACAATCCGGCATCCATCACAGTTCAAATGTCCATTTGGAAGGAATTGTCTGCTGGGCAGCTATCCGATGAAACTCAG AGCTCTACCAGTGATGCAACGCTGTGTTGGCGACGCTATCCTTTCGCTTTAGAGGATGAAGCGTCGTCGCCTATTTCTTACGGCTCACCAGCCACTTATCCTATTGTTCCCGATGAAGAGGTGGAAGTAGTTTCTGCCGATAAGGAGCACGAAGAGCGCCGGATTTTGGAACGCTTTGCCAGTTTTCCGAGCGGAAACAAGAGCAGGCCCGTGTCCATATTGCTGGGCGGTGGAAGCGGGACGCCCAAGGGCGGCCGACGACGCAATAAGCGAAAGGACTGCGATAGTCCACGTTCATCCGTCGAAGACAAAAATATCGTCAAACACGAAGCTTTGACGCCAGACGTTGTTCCGCCGGAATCGATGGACCCCCTCCTGGAAAAGTGCACTAGTG GTCAAGGGCAATTTCGGCAACAACTCTGTTTTGACTTGATGCAATTACGagacaaagaagaagatgatgatggcaGTGAAAACGGTGACAGACAGGGCAACGAGCCAGTTACTAGCCACGGAATGAGACCGGCAAGAGGATGGGCTTCTTTCAACATTCTGCCG GACGAAGAAGATGAGGACGTGACTGTTTCGCCGCGAGTCCTGTCACCAGAGATGGATGAGCCAGCTGGATCGTTTCATGTCCGCGGCTTTCACGGTCGATGCAAAGAACCTCAAGAAAAGCGGACCGCTTTCATAGCTCTGGGCAACCTAAATAACTTGCACAGTGCCAATCGTAACCTTGTCGGAACTGACGAACATCCGGCTACCATTCGAGCCAGGCAACTtgtccagcaaatccacag tttgaaacaaaaagtcAAGTTGTACGAGGATGCTTTCGAGCTGCGCTACGGATATAGGCCGTCTCATCATCAGAAAATGGACGATCGCAATACAAAACGAGTTTTGACTGAATTGGCTCGTACCCGTAAAgaattgaaacaattgaagGAGCGCTATCACTTGGCTGAGCCGGTGGAGATATCCGAGACCCGAGACCCGGCAGGCACTACAACGACTGCCACCTTCTTTTCCAGGGAAAGGCCATCGGCACCGTGTACGCCGTCGGTCGAAGAGACGGTGATCGAAGTCCAAGAG CATTTGACCAACAACAGACAATTAGCTGGACGTGCGGAAGCCATTGAGGAATTAACTGCCAAAGAAGTGTTGGATGAAAAATTAGCTGTTCAGCGAGCTTTGCTCTACGTTGAATCACTTCACGGACGGCCAGCCTCGTACAGACATAAAGATCTGTTGAGACCACTCTACGATCGCTATAGAATCCTCaag CGAATGGTGGTGAGGTCGGGAGTATCGCGCTCTAAAGAAGAAGTCTGCGATTTAGCCCCTATTCTCGAGTACGAGACACTTGAACTGTATGAAACGCGGCCTGGTGGATTGTTGCATCGACACTCGGCACCGGCTACCCCATCGCTGGAATCGATGGAAGAAATGGATCCGCGTGGTGCCTCTACCAGCCGTCAACGTCATCTAATGACGCCCATCACAGGCACGGAATTACGCAAAGATCATGATTTAGCCTCATGGAACACGGACGATCCGATGCTGGTCATGTGGAAACGCAAAAAGATCTCACTTAATATCGACGAAAATCTACACGCTCTGCCACT AAATCAACTTATGGAACAGTTGCGTCACGTTCGTGAAGATAAACGCCGATTGAGACGGACCATTCGCGATTTGGAAGCGGACGTGTTACGTCATCAAAGTCCAGCACCGAGATATTCCTCGGCAGGTGACGAGGATGTGGACGGACATTTGGAACCTATTTATGCTCAGTATCGCCATGCTCGGGCCAAGCTGCGCCTACTAGAAGCGTTGGTAGCCAAACATGATGGCAGTGCCACTTTATAa
- the LOC116921497 gene encoding uncharacterized protein LOC116921497 has product MVMSSTILSSSSLQSIISENICAKKINRCTSTFVISVTFSFWTHSLITQQSDPLKGPVHVIAKDCSYIKMRVTLSTFVLICLVAAIHFQPSQSHLPPIFKDKLLGKGHNGKDAGGTALAAVISSRKFGLGIKAVLLKPLLLVALAKIKFALLLGKPLALLAIKKLLLKAVLGKLLLKIPLILLKGKALLVKMLALKFALVTKGLLGLKAPLAMLFLGACALGSGLGLALALGATLHKLKEGSYEENYSYEQPYYPPPRPSYGAPPAYSSPSSYPSPSAYPSPPAYPSPPAYREASEYSPDPAYSSPTAQYSSNSGGSSSTGSEFFSQSVGIGANSAYSSYANRKVVNRRKRDYSRLSYLSIPEDRYGEESGEEDEEETIDESPEDLQLEFEAARTNGNAYLYMAAQFDDQSCGRRLICEIYQKPHESLTEDEILLQEIFGYPLSQLSEEDEDTPKEMYYRAAQLGTSYQGRAGDKVCARFYPACPHNAEQLINIFVTEDTHTNNIDSDNEPSAHLQPPQTSVRQPFYQAYLSGTTQFQPSKPIFRPDHQEGTALKTNIYQVRQPISRATNSTAKIFKPATSCLNC; this is encoded by the exons ATGGTGATGTCTTCTACCATCCTTTCGTCGAGTTCGCTTCAGTCAATCATATCGGAGAATATATGTGCAAAG AAGATCAACCGTTGCACATCAACATTTGTCATTTCAgtaacattttcattttggaCACACTCACTAATAACTCAGCAAAGTGATCCTTTGAAAGGTCCAGTTCATGTAATAGCAAAAG ATTGCAGTTACATAAAGATGCGTGTTACGCTGTCAACTTTCGTGTTAATTTGCCTTGTGGCAGCCATTCATTTCCAGCCAAGCCAAAGCCACTTACCACCCATCTTTAAAGATAAATTACTAGGAAAAGGACATAACGGGAAAGATGCTGGTGGAACGGCTCTAGCGGCCGTGATTTCATCACGAAAATTCGGCCTGGGAATTAAAGCTGTACTCCTCAAACCACTACTTTTAGTGGCCttagcaaaaataaaatttgctCTTCTGCTTGGCAAGCCCTTGGCTCTTTTAGCCATCAAGAAACTATTACTTAAAGCTGTCCTGGGCAAGTTGCTGCttaaaattcctttaattctACTCAAAGGAAAAGCCTTACTGGTCAAGATGTTGGCTCTTAAGTTTGCCCTTGTCACTAAAGGTTTACTTGGACTAAAAGCTCCACTAGCTATGCTCTTCCTAGGCGCATGCGCTTTAGGATCCGGTTTGGGTTTGGCTCTTGCGCTCGGAGCTACTCTTCATAAGCTAAAAGAAGGTTCCTACGAGGAAAATTACAGCTATGAACAACCCTATTATCCACCTCCAAGGCCCTCCTATGGTGCTCCTCCTGCATATTCTTCTCCATCATCATATCCTTCTCCATCAGCCTATCCTTCTCCACCTGCCTATCCTTCTCCACCTGCATACCGCGAGGCTTCCGAGTATTCTCCGGATCCTGCATACTCTTCGCCGACTGCTCAGTATTCATCGAACAGCGGTGGTTCAAGCTCTACTGGAAGCGAATTCTTTTCACAATCAGTAGGCATAGGAGCAAACTCTGCGTATTCCAGTTACGCAAATCGAAAAGTCGTAAATCGGAGGAAGCGCGATTATTCCCGACTGAGTTACCTTAGCATACCTGAGGATAGATATGGTGAAGAAAGTggagaagaagatgaagaggaAACTATTGATGAGTCTCCCGAAGATCTTCAACTTGAATTTGAAGCAGCTCGAACAAATGGTAACGCTTATCTTTATATGGCTGCCCAGTTTGACGACCAGTCGTGTGGTCGTCGGCTAATCTGCGAAATCTACCAAAAGCCACATGAGAGCCTCACTGAAGACGAAATTCTTCTGCAAGAAATTTTCGG gtATCCACTTTCTCAGTTGAGCGAGGAAGATGAAGACACTCCAAAAGAAATGTATTATAGAGCCGCACAACTAGGTACTTCTTACCAGGGGCGGGCCGGTGACAAAGTCTGTGCTCGTTTCTATCCGGCTTGTCCACACAATGCCGAACAGCTGATAAACATCTTCGTCACCGAAGATACTCACACTAATAACATTGATTCAGACAACGAACCTTCTGCCCATCTTCAACCTCCTCAGACTAGCGTTCGCCAACCATTTTATCAAGCTTATCTTTCAGGCACTACACAGTTCCAGCCATCTAAGCCTATTTTTAGGCCAGATCATCAAGAAGGAACTGCACTTAAAACAAATATCTATCAAGTTAGACAGCCAATATCAAGGGCCACTAATTCTACGGCAAAGATTTTCAAGCCAGCAACAAGCTGTCTGAATTGTTGA